In one Microbulbifer pacificus genomic region, the following are encoded:
- the pyk gene encoding pyruvate kinase, whose protein sequence is MNRHTKIVATLGPGTDKPRVIDEIIRAGVNVVRLNFSHGSADDHRKRVSEVRRAAAEQNKLVAILGDLQGPKIRIARFAEGSIFLENNAEFTLDADCPKEGGNQQRVGVDYPSLIADCKPGNILLLDDGKIRLEVTGGTNSKLFCRVLQGGKLSNNKGINLLGGGLSAPALTEKDYQDIKLAAELEVDFLAVSFPRSGEDLEIARKAMREAGSNAAIVAKVERAEAVENDAQMDDIILASDVIMVARGDLGVEIGDAALVGVQKKLINRANALNRGVITATQMMESMITNPTPTRAEVMDVANAVLDGTDAVMLSAETAAGDFPVAAVESMAQIVVGAEQYLGTTNRPAPARSGSESIDTVIAQAAIESAARVENLCAVAALTESGRTPRIMSRATTQLPIYALTRHPQVARQLVLLRGVEPIEFDPASVPLGHLTDAITEVLSSRVELKKGQRILITQGERLNMGGGTSSMRIKEIE, encoded by the coding sequence ATGAATCGCCATACAAAAATTGTAGCCACGCTTGGCCCGGGTACCGACAAGCCGCGTGTTATTGACGAGATTATCCGTGCCGGCGTGAACGTCGTACGTCTGAATTTTTCCCACGGCAGTGCTGATGACCATCGCAAACGTGTGTCGGAAGTACGCCGCGCGGCAGCCGAGCAAAATAAGCTGGTGGCCATTCTTGGCGACCTGCAGGGGCCGAAAATTCGCATCGCCCGTTTTGCTGAGGGCAGTATTTTTCTTGAGAATAATGCCGAGTTCACCCTCGATGCCGATTGCCCGAAAGAGGGGGGCAACCAGCAGCGTGTGGGCGTGGATTACCCTTCTCTGATTGCGGACTGCAAACCTGGCAATATTCTGCTGTTGGACGATGGCAAAATCCGCCTCGAAGTTACGGGTGGTACTAACAGCAAGCTCTTCTGCCGTGTATTGCAGGGCGGCAAGCTGTCCAACAATAAGGGTATCAACCTGCTGGGTGGCGGCCTGTCGGCGCCGGCACTGACGGAAAAAGATTACCAGGACATCAAACTGGCAGCTGAACTGGAGGTGGATTTCCTCGCGGTAAGCTTCCCGCGCAGTGGCGAAGATCTGGAAATTGCGCGCAAAGCCATGCGTGAAGCCGGCAGCAACGCTGCTATCGTCGCCAAGGTAGAGCGCGCCGAAGCGGTGGAAAATGACGCGCAGATGGATGACATCATCCTCGCCTCTGACGTCATCATGGTTGCCCGCGGCGATCTGGGCGTGGAAATTGGTGATGCCGCTCTCGTAGGCGTACAGAAAAAACTGATCAACCGCGCCAATGCGCTGAACCGTGGTGTGATCACTGCAACCCAGATGATGGAGTCCATGATTACCAATCCGACGCCGACCCGCGCGGAGGTTATGGATGTGGCCAACGCGGTGCTGGATGGTACAGATGCGGTCATGCTTTCTGCCGAAACGGCCGCCGGTGACTTCCCGGTTGCGGCGGTGGAGTCCATGGCGCAGATCGTGGTGGGTGCCGAGCAGTATCTGGGTACCACCAACCGCCCGGCGCCTGCTCGGTCTGGTTCTGAAAGTATCGATACTGTGATCGCCCAGGCCGCCATCGAATCCGCTGCGCGCGTGGAAAACCTGTGTGCGGTCGCGGCGCTGACCGAATCTGGTCGCACCCCCCGGATTATGTCCCGCGCGACTACCCAATTGCCGATCTATGCACTGACCCGTCATCCGCAGGTGGCGCGCCAGTTAGTACTTCTGCGCGGTGTCGAGCCCATTGAGTTTGATCCGGCATCCGTACCGCTGGGTCACCTGACTGATGCCATTACCGAAGTTCTCAGCTCTCGTGTTGAGTTGAAAAAAGGCCAGCGTATTCTGATCACCCAAGGCGAACGCCTGAATATGGGTGGCGGTACCAGCTCCATGCGGATCAAGGAAATCGAGTAA
- a CDS encoding TonB-dependent receptor — protein MLKRNKLALSISAAVLGGSLVAPLAVAQESALEEITVTGIRGSLQDALSTKRDSYSIVDAISSEDIGKFPDKNVAESLQRVPGVTIQRQFGEGAAVSIRGAGNDLTLTTLNGQNVASTGWFVLEPAKRSFNYELLPSELVGDIEVYKSSQADLAEGGVGGTVVINTRKPLDLDSMTLRASVEASQQSDSDSTDPQFSGLASWKNDSETFGVLVSAVAQDRQLQRQGNEAFWQWGAGPVAFEQERKRSAVSATFQYQPTENLDIVFNAMDMQMEANNTNYALWLTQGDCGWGQVAPGEDGHSPQCYSGMGETSKWIDQGVVNADGVGVPAAGPLYSAYWQARPREATMNSDVFDLAVTYSGEGYELSVQAGSTSSTGGTDFEMVVEDGSGGELIDGTYDFTGGSQTWDITDGFDMSSYIPSTVVMGTGTNFNATPKTDDEVYFQADLEFDVELGLINSIKTGIKTADHNSTSRRFEFTQADGFDAVIETADIVDGTISAGSGSYDIVKLDDEALKAYAKASITGKVEDLGAYSEIEETNSALYAMATFAGDRVRGNFGVRYVSTDAASVYYLEGQKTKTKADYTEILPSFNLAYDLTEELILRTSVAKVMARPQYVDMYVNPSPLGANDGVDNNQIWTIGNVGLEPFTANQFDLGVEYYFAEGSLLSAGVFYKDVSNFVTINRYNATAAEVPFELPDSEAALGWQVEEKDNGESATIRGIELGYQHDFGNGFGTIANYTWTDTSTDEDTFTDGNPFLSDSSENVYNLTGYYENDMFSARLAYNWRSEYMIREAGSYGNRLHDDFGSLDLSAVWYATENLDVKLDVNNLLAEESVQLGNNQFPDANGFAQGFPLFEYETARRINLGASYKF, from the coding sequence ATGCTTAAGCGCAACAAACTCGCTCTCTCAATCAGTGCGGCTGTACTGGGTGGTAGCCTGGTGGCTCCGCTGGCAGTTGCTCAGGAAAGTGCTCTTGAAGAGATTACCGTTACTGGTATTCGTGGATCTCTGCAGGATGCGCTCAGTACTAAACGCGATTCTTACTCTATTGTCGACGCTATTTCTTCAGAAGATATCGGCAAGTTCCCGGACAAAAACGTAGCAGAGTCTCTGCAGCGTGTTCCCGGTGTTACCATCCAGCGCCAGTTTGGTGAGGGTGCGGCGGTATCTATCCGCGGTGCGGGTAACGACCTGACCCTGACTACATTGAATGGCCAGAATGTTGCGTCCACCGGTTGGTTCGTTCTCGAGCCTGCCAAGCGCAGCTTCAACTACGAGCTGCTGCCGTCCGAGCTGGTTGGCGATATCGAAGTTTACAAGTCCTCCCAGGCTGACCTCGCTGAAGGTGGTGTGGGTGGTACAGTGGTAATCAATACCCGCAAGCCGCTTGACCTGGACTCCATGACTCTGCGCGCTTCAGTGGAAGCTTCTCAGCAGTCCGATTCCGACTCTACCGACCCGCAGTTCTCTGGTCTCGCCAGCTGGAAAAATGACTCCGAAACCTTCGGTGTGCTTGTTTCAGCGGTAGCTCAAGACCGTCAATTACAGCGCCAGGGTAACGAAGCGTTTTGGCAGTGGGGTGCAGGTCCTGTTGCATTTGAGCAGGAGCGTAAGCGCTCAGCTGTTTCCGCAACCTTCCAGTATCAGCCTACCGAAAATCTCGACATCGTATTCAATGCGATGGATATGCAGATGGAAGCCAACAACACTAACTACGCGCTGTGGTTGACCCAGGGCGATTGTGGCTGGGGTCAGGTTGCACCTGGTGAAGATGGCCATAGCCCGCAGTGTTACAGTGGTATGGGGGAAACCTCAAAGTGGATTGATCAGGGGGTGGTAAATGCCGACGGCGTTGGTGTTCCGGCGGCAGGCCCGCTGTATAGCGCTTACTGGCAGGCCCGTCCGCGTGAAGCAACCATGAATTCCGATGTGTTCGATCTGGCGGTAACTTATTCTGGTGAGGGCTACGAGCTGAGCGTGCAGGCTGGTTCTACCTCTTCAACCGGTGGTACCGACTTTGAGATGGTCGTTGAAGACGGTTCTGGCGGTGAGCTGATCGACGGAACTTATGACTTTACTGGCGGTAGCCAGACTTGGGACATCACTGATGGCTTTGATATGTCAAGCTATATCCCAAGTACTGTTGTTATGGGTACCGGTACTAACTTTAACGCGACGCCTAAAACCGATGATGAGGTATACTTCCAGGCGGACCTGGAATTTGATGTTGAGCTGGGTCTGATCAATAGCATCAAAACCGGTATTAAAACAGCGGATCACAACTCTACCAGTCGTCGCTTTGAATTCACCCAAGCCGATGGTTTTGACGCTGTTATTGAGACTGCCGATATTGTTGATGGTACCATCTCTGCTGGCTCCGGTAGCTACGACATCGTGAAGCTCGATGACGAGGCGCTGAAAGCCTATGCCAAGGCCTCCATTACGGGTAAGGTTGAAGATCTCGGCGCTTATAGTGAGATTGAAGAAACCAACTCTGCGCTTTACGCAATGGCCACCTTCGCCGGTGATCGTGTTCGCGGTAACTTCGGTGTTCGCTACGTTTCTACCGATGCAGCCTCTGTTTATTACCTGGAGGGTCAGAAGACCAAAACCAAAGCGGACTACACTGAGATCCTGCCGAGCTTCAATCTGGCTTATGACCTGACTGAAGAACTGATCCTGCGTACGTCCGTTGCCAAGGTTATGGCTCGCCCACAGTATGTGGATATGTATGTTAACCCAAGCCCCTTGGGTGCAAATGATGGTGTAGACAACAACCAGATCTGGACGATTGGTAACGTTGGCCTTGAGCCGTTCACTGCCAACCAGTTTGACCTGGGTGTTGAATACTACTTCGCCGAAGGTTCTCTGCTGTCTGCTGGCGTGTTCTACAAGGATGTCAGCAACTTTGTAACCATCAACCGTTACAATGCTACCGCAGCTGAGGTTCCTTTCGAACTGCCTGATAGTGAAGCGGCTCTGGGCTGGCAGGTTGAAGAAAAAGATAACGGTGAGAGTGCGACCATTCGCGGTATTGAGCTTGGTTATCAGCATGACTTTGGTAATGGCTTTGGTACCATCGCCAACTATACATGGACCGACACTTCAACCGACGAAGACACCTTCACTGACGGTAATCCGTTCCTGAGCGACAGCTCCGAGAACGTATACAACCTGACCGGCTACTACGAAAATGACATGTTCTCTGCTCGCCTTGCCTATAACTGGCGTAGTGAGTACATGATTCGTGAGGCCGGTTCCTACGGTAACCGTCTGCACGATGACTTCGGCAGCCTCGACCTGAGTGCCGTCTGGTACGCCACTGAAAACCTGGATGTTAAGCTTGACGTGAACAATCTGTTGGCGGAAGAGTCTGTACAGCTTGGTAACAACCAGTTCCCAGATGCGAATGGGTTTGCTCAAGGCTTCCCGCTGTTTGAGTACGAAACTGCTCGCCGTATCAACTTGGGTGCATCCTATAAGTTCTGA
- a CDS encoding SapC family protein produces the protein MTNVEAPKIVPLRSDVHGKLKVRELGTFEHVKNAHMLPVTAHEFARLSAEYPIVFVKNSDTGQFQSVALMGLKVGENLFVDGDKWNGVFVPGAVRNHPFVLAPAGENKDRLMVGLIENSPVVGEAEGNALFTESGEESEYLKAKKEALVGYLESDQMTKAFITILAEKDLLTTQNVAINAGEEKINLSGIYMVDEKKLGELSEEDFADFRKRGFLAPLYAQLGSLHQFSRLAKMQASA, from the coding sequence ATGACCAACGTAGAAGCCCCGAAAATCGTTCCACTGCGCAGTGATGTTCACGGTAAGCTTAAAGTTCGTGAATTGGGGACCTTTGAGCACGTTAAGAATGCCCACATGCTGCCTGTCACTGCTCATGAATTCGCCCGTCTGAGTGCGGAATACCCAATTGTTTTTGTAAAGAACTCTGATACTGGGCAGTTCCAATCCGTAGCTCTCATGGGGCTGAAAGTAGGCGAAAACCTATTCGTCGATGGTGATAAATGGAACGGTGTTTTCGTTCCGGGTGCCGTGCGCAACCATCCGTTCGTGCTAGCGCCAGCTGGGGAGAACAAAGACCGTCTGATGGTTGGTCTGATCGAAAACAGCCCGGTAGTTGGTGAGGCAGAAGGTAATGCTTTGTTCACCGAGAGTGGTGAAGAGTCCGAATACCTGAAAGCGAAGAAAGAAGCGTTGGTTGGCTACCTGGAAAGTGACCAGATGACCAAGGCATTCATTACCATTCTGGCCGAGAAAGATCTGCTGACCACGCAGAATGTTGCCATCAATGCAGGTGAGGAGAAGATCAATCTTAGTGGAATCTACATGGTTGATGAGAAGAAGCTGGGCGAGTTGAGTGAAGAAGACTTCGCCGATTTCCGCAAGCGTGGCTTCTTGGCGCCTCTCTATGCTCAACTGGGCTCATTGCACCAGTTTTCCCGTCTGGCCAAGATGCAGGCCAGTGCCTGA
- a CDS encoding tryptophan halogenase family protein, which yields MTISSSDQIKRVLVVGGGTAGWLSACHLAKKLSSSSPAGVQITLVESENIPTIGVGEGTVPAIRESLRYLGISETEFVRECDVTFKQGIKFANWVRPPGAAGPDFYHHVFDYPDIGAGDLTPYWLQNSLGRSYVDAVSVQGAVCDRGLGPKDMTVPEFEGIVSYAYHLDAAKFARLLTRHGVEKLGVTHRLADIQQVHRDDSGNISSVATNTGEHIEADLFVDCTGFASLLLGQAMGVGFVDKRNVLFADYALAAQLPYAVENAPIPSFTISTAQESGWIWDIGLSERRGTGYVYSSAHTDHDRAETVFRSYLGDDEGKLLVRKIPMRVGHRETYWQNNCVAIGLSQGFVEPLEATGILVYDATARMLADIFPVNRSVMPIVARQFNQAVQYAWDRVIDFIKLHYCISQRRDHPFWVENSEASTIPESLMEKLKLWVFQPPSTYEFPSKLEIFNLANYQYVLYGMEFDTRIDKSVSGRYSMMPTAQSRMSEIANFSSQLLSKLPEHRTLIEKIKKFGLQKV from the coding sequence ATGACTATCAGTAGCTCTGATCAAATCAAGCGTGTATTGGTAGTTGGGGGTGGCACGGCCGGCTGGTTGTCGGCCTGTCACCTTGCTAAAAAGCTTTCCTCCTCCTCCCCTGCTGGCGTTCAGATAACGCTGGTCGAGTCAGAAAATATCCCCACGATTGGTGTCGGGGAAGGCACGGTCCCTGCAATTCGGGAGTCTCTCCGTTACCTCGGTATCAGTGAAACCGAGTTTGTACGCGAGTGTGATGTAACCTTTAAGCAGGGTATCAAGTTTGCCAATTGGGTACGTCCGCCCGGAGCAGCGGGGCCGGATTTTTATCACCACGTATTCGACTACCCCGATATCGGGGCAGGTGATTTGACGCCCTATTGGTTGCAAAACTCCCTGGGCCGCAGTTATGTGGACGCGGTGTCCGTACAGGGGGCAGTGTGTGACCGGGGATTGGGCCCAAAGGATATGACAGTGCCCGAATTCGAGGGTATCGTGAGCTATGCATACCACCTAGATGCGGCGAAGTTTGCGCGACTACTGACCCGTCATGGGGTGGAAAAGCTCGGGGTAACACACCGTCTGGCGGATATACAGCAGGTCCACCGGGATGATTCCGGCAATATTTCTTCTGTAGCTACCAATACTGGGGAGCATATCGAGGCGGATCTCTTTGTAGATTGCACCGGTTTTGCATCTTTGTTGCTGGGGCAGGCAATGGGGGTTGGGTTTGTCGATAAACGCAACGTCCTTTTCGCTGACTATGCGCTGGCCGCTCAGCTTCCATATGCAGTAGAGAATGCACCGATTCCCAGTTTTACCATTTCGACTGCGCAGGAAAGTGGGTGGATATGGGATATCGGATTGTCAGAAAGGCGAGGCACCGGTTATGTATATTCCAGCGCACACACCGATCACGACCGAGCGGAAACTGTGTTTCGTAGCTACCTCGGTGATGATGAAGGGAAGTTGTTGGTTAGAAAAATCCCCATGCGAGTTGGGCACCGGGAAACTTACTGGCAGAATAATTGCGTGGCGATTGGCTTGTCCCAAGGGTTTGTAGAGCCTCTCGAAGCAACTGGAATATTGGTATATGACGCCACTGCAAGGATGCTTGCCGATATATTCCCGGTTAATCGCTCGGTAATGCCAATTGTAGCGCGACAGTTCAATCAGGCGGTCCAGTATGCTTGGGATCGAGTGATTGATTTTATCAAATTGCACTACTGTATAAGTCAGCGCAGAGATCACCCTTTCTGGGTTGAGAACAGTGAGGCATCGACGATTCCCGAATCGCTCATGGAGAAGTTGAAATTGTGGGTATTTCAACCTCCCAGTACCTATGAGTTCCCCAGTAAGCTGGAAATCTTCAATCTGGCGAATTATCAATATGTCCTATACGGCATGGAGTTTGATACGCGGATCGACAAGTCTGTATCGGGGCGGTATTCCATGATGCCCACTGCCCAGAGTCGAATGAGTGAAATCGCAAATTTTTCCAGTCAGTTGCTCAGTAAGCTTCCGGAACATCGCACGCTGATCGAAAAAATCAAAAAGTTCGGCCTGCAAAAAGTCTAA
- a CDS encoding tryptophan halogenase family protein, translated as MGGGSAGWMAAIYLNRYFNREVQNYQINVIESPDIGIIGVGEATVHSIRFFFGAMGLDEAELMAETNATVKSGIMFRNWMKPVEGKTHEYFHPFDQQQPGGSVDISTAWFVGNRTAEERYDEGVSVNSHLIKWGHCPKGVSSPQYQAAVPYGYHLDATLLARFLRRKAVEQGVRHIEATVTDVEVVAGEIRSVLTSEGRFAGDFFIDCTGFRGLLIEKLKKDNWVSFADVLPCDKAVAIQRELPSDEKPRSYTVATALSCGWAWQIDLVNRQGSGYVYDSKRLTPEQAESELRAFLGVESSVIKCKHLDMKVGCRDDFWIGNCVAIGLSGGFIEPLESTGLHMIHLGVSLLATHLAADDGSCGLRDSYNEKLRGFYQDLKQFIVLHYCLSNRDDSAFWRAAPATVDGCSWLKSKLPLWQRKICEYQDFAGSFASIFTDANYRYVLYGMQYYPAPRFALSESEINSTFERFEQILSRAKASTMMHEEFLQMVQSKKRARGFR; from the coding sequence GTGGGTGGTGGTAGCGCCGGTTGGATGGCTGCCATTTATCTCAATCGCTACTTCAATCGCGAAGTCCAGAATTATCAGATTAACGTCATTGAAAGCCCGGATATCGGTATTATTGGCGTCGGGGAAGCGACGGTACACAGTATCCGTTTCTTTTTCGGTGCCATGGGGTTGGATGAAGCCGAGTTGATGGCAGAGACCAATGCTACGGTTAAGTCTGGCATCATGTTTCGCAACTGGATGAAGCCGGTTGAGGGAAAAACACACGAGTATTTCCACCCGTTTGACCAGCAGCAGCCGGGCGGATCTGTCGATATTTCCACTGCTTGGTTTGTGGGGAATCGCACTGCGGAAGAGCGCTATGATGAAGGTGTGAGTGTTAACTCCCACCTGATCAAGTGGGGGCACTGCCCTAAGGGCGTATCTTCGCCACAATACCAGGCGGCAGTTCCATATGGATACCATCTCGATGCGACACTGCTTGCGCGCTTTCTAAGGCGTAAAGCGGTAGAGCAGGGGGTCCGCCATATTGAAGCGACGGTTACAGATGTAGAAGTTGTCGCGGGAGAAATCCGGTCTGTCCTTACGAGCGAGGGGCGGTTTGCTGGCGATTTTTTCATAGACTGTACAGGGTTTCGCGGGCTGCTAATCGAGAAGCTCAAGAAAGACAATTGGGTTTCTTTTGCTGATGTATTGCCGTGTGACAAGGCTGTAGCGATTCAGCGAGAGCTTCCCAGTGACGAAAAGCCGCGCTCTTATACTGTGGCAACGGCGCTTTCCTGTGGCTGGGCCTGGCAGATTGACCTGGTCAACCGCCAGGGAAGTGGATATGTATACGATAGCAAGCGGCTTACACCTGAGCAGGCAGAATCAGAACTGCGGGCCTTTCTAGGGGTCGAGTCCAGTGTAATTAAGTGCAAACACCTGGATATGAAAGTTGGTTGCAGAGATGATTTCTGGATTGGAAACTGCGTGGCTATTGGCCTGTCTGGTGGCTTTATTGAACCACTGGAGTCTACTGGTCTGCACATGATCCACCTCGGCGTGAGCCTGCTCGCCACACATCTAGCGGCGGACGACGGTAGTTGTGGGTTGCGCGACTCTTATAATGAAAAGTTGCGGGGGTTTTATCAGGACCTGAAGCAATTCATCGTGCTTCATTACTGCCTCTCGAACCGCGACGATAGCGCCTTTTGGCGAGCAGCTCCGGCTACTGTCGATGGTTGTTCTTGGCTGAAATCAAAGCTTCCCCTTTGGCAGCGCAAGATTTGTGAGTATCAGGATTTTGCAGGGAGCTTTGCTAGTATCTTTACCGATGCCAACTATCGCTACGTTCTATATGGAATGCAGTACTACCCAGCGCCTCGTTTCGCTTTATCTGAAAGCGAGATAAATTCCACGTTCGAGCGCTTCGAGCAGATTCTGAGCCGAGCAAAGGCTAGTACAATGATGCACGAAGAATTCCTGCAGATGGTGCAATCCAAAAAACGCGCTAGAGGTTTCCGATGA
- a CDS encoding sulfite exporter TauE/SafE family protein, giving the protein MSLYRARYIPWIIWLCCFYGLWGGFVASQNLWTVVADHWPMALSMAIGSYAAGSTPMGGGTVGFPVLVLLFDMPASLGRDFSFAVQSIGMVSASIFILCRRQPLAWSMLRGAMLGAVLGTPLGILFLSPLIPELWIKLAFAVIWGSFGVLHLYRLQEITSHSGVGTKSSATEFRLGVIAGFCAGGMAAAITGVGIDMVIYALLVLLCRVDLKVAIPTSVIIMAFTSLVGVAVKSVTGTWQPGVLGNWLAAAPVVALGAPLGVFVVGLIGRKPTLLVVAILCIGQYLWTGYTERNTLGLAGMTVFAGAVLVCLLGFEWLRSKGNARPVSAGANHSAPMLVPGGFRSPSA; this is encoded by the coding sequence ATGAGTCTGTATCGTGCGCGATATATCCCTTGGATAATCTGGCTGTGTTGCTTCTATGGCCTATGGGGCGGGTTTGTTGCCAGTCAGAATCTCTGGACGGTGGTGGCCGATCATTGGCCCATGGCCCTCTCCATGGCGATTGGCAGCTATGCCGCCGGCTCTACCCCCATGGGTGGTGGTACTGTCGGTTTTCCTGTTCTTGTGCTGCTTTTTGATATGCCTGCGAGTCTGGGGCGGGATTTCAGTTTCGCGGTGCAGTCCATCGGTATGGTCAGCGCCAGTATCTTTATTCTCTGTCGTCGTCAGCCGCTGGCCTGGAGCATGTTGCGAGGTGCAATGCTGGGTGCGGTTCTGGGTACTCCACTGGGCATTCTGTTTCTCTCACCGCTGATTCCGGAGCTCTGGATTAAATTGGCGTTTGCGGTGATCTGGGGCAGTTTCGGGGTGTTGCACCTGTATCGGCTGCAGGAGATCACTTCTCATTCCGGGGTCGGTACGAAATCGTCTGCGACTGAATTCCGACTTGGGGTGATTGCCGGCTTCTGTGCCGGGGGAATGGCTGCGGCCATTACCGGCGTTGGTATCGATATGGTCATCTATGCGCTGCTGGTACTTTTGTGTCGGGTGGATCTCAAGGTGGCCATTCCGACTTCGGTCATCATCATGGCCTTTACCTCACTGGTAGGGGTTGCGGTCAAAAGCGTGACGGGGACCTGGCAGCCCGGTGTGCTGGGCAACTGGTTGGCGGCGGCCCCTGTGGTGGCCCTCGGAGCACCGCTCGGTGTCTTTGTTGTGGGATTGATTGGACGCAAGCCTACATTGCTGGTGGTGGCAATTCTGTGTATCGGGCAGTACTTGTGGACCGGGTACACGGAACGTAACACTCTGGGGCTGGCCGGAATGACGGTGTTCGCGGGCGCGGTATTGGTTTGCCTGTTGGGGTTTGAATGGCTGCGAAGCAAAGGTAATGCTCGCCCGGTGTCTGCTGGTGCAAATCATTCTGCACCAATGCTGGTTCCCGGGGGTTTCAGGTCACCCTCAGCCTGA
- a CDS encoding SOS response-associated peptidase family protein, giving the protein MNDDAGIERFLEEYGVHHPQNMIFKRRVRPTTEVSIVTARHDQPEIENAIWHLYLERDGNSWKPHKKYWSINSNWKKLGQRPEYRKSRCLIPATAWVESQNGKNPVEFSWGDNYSPFFFCGLYKTWGDTLSCSIITLDAHPATKKYHEKSFPMIAPQEPSFIEEWLSGNEDTTSFEPFLHPDIVHGGEPLMVQPVKRATSTEYSGDRKIVN; this is encoded by the coding sequence GTGAATGATGATGCCGGAATAGAGAGGTTCTTAGAGGAATACGGCGTACATCATCCTCAGAATATGATTTTCAAGCGACGTGTTAGGCCTACTACAGAAGTCAGCATAGTCACCGCGCGCCACGATCAGCCCGAGATTGAAAACGCCATATGGCACTTATACTTAGAGCGTGATGGTAATAGTTGGAAGCCTCACAAAAAATACTGGTCGATCAATAGTAATTGGAAGAAATTGGGACAGCGACCAGAGTACCGAAAGTCTCGCTGCCTAATCCCCGCCACTGCTTGGGTAGAATCTCAGAACGGCAAGAACCCAGTCGAATTCAGCTGGGGAGATAACTATTCTCCATTTTTCTTTTGTGGGCTGTATAAGACTTGGGGGGACACGTTGAGTTGTTCAATCATCACATTAGACGCTCATCCCGCCACTAAAAAATACCATGAAAAATCATTCCCAATGATTGCTCCACAAGAACCGAGCTTTATCGAAGAATGGCTTTCTGGAAATGAAGACACCACATCTTTTGAACCTTTTCTTCACCCAGATATTGTTCACGGTGGAGAACCTCTAATGGTGCAGCCAGTAAAAAGGGCAACCTCTACGGAATATTCGGGAGATCGAAAAATAGTGAATTAG
- a CDS encoding AHH domain-containing protein, translating into MPQQERAPNAPPVAPNPLELAIYQFEQSAKAYHNKLAQNAPRDETPDQARAREHARKQDWDHLQQQRRHVEVLADIQAKLDAYRDANKSKSTSELLKEDHHPTDKLAMHLTAISEPKPSRNHDPHHIVMGSGRWQKPRMMRSRLNLHLHGIGINDPINGVWLPRKYEHKGHWATPKAPAHKEIHRYNYETWIADIFSLPGLTELTITSRLREVKTMLKFGGYPEKITMPKDAQWKAEV; encoded by the coding sequence ATGCCACAACAAGAAAGAGCCCCAAACGCTCCCCCTGTAGCCCCTAACCCTCTTGAACTCGCCATTTATCAGTTTGAGCAGAGTGCCAAGGCATACCACAATAAATTGGCCCAGAACGCCCCTAGGGATGAAACACCAGATCAGGCAAGGGCGAGAGAGCATGCCAGAAAGCAAGACTGGGACCACCTACAGCAACAACGTAGACACGTAGAAGTCTTGGCAGATATACAGGCAAAGCTTGATGCCTACAGAGACGCTAACAAGTCCAAGTCTACAAGTGAACTATTGAAGGAAGATCACCACCCTACAGATAAGCTTGCCATGCATCTGACAGCCATTAGCGAGCCGAAACCAAGTAGGAATCACGATCCGCACCACATTGTTATGGGCTCAGGTCGCTGGCAGAAACCTCGAATGATGCGCTCACGTCTTAATCTGCATTTACACGGCATAGGCATAAATGACCCTATCAATGGTGTTTGGCTGCCTCGCAAGTATGAGCATAAAGGCCATTGGGCAACCCCGAAGGCACCAGCTCACAAAGAGATTCACAGATACAATTATGAAACTTGGATTGCCGATATCTTCTCATTGCCCGGACTTACTGAGCTAACTATCACAAGCCGACTCAGAGAGGTTAAAACCATGCTTAAGTTCGGTGGATACCCTGAGAAAATCACAATGCCGAAAGATGCACAATGGAAAGCAGAAGTATGA